A genomic region of Exiguobacterium sp. Helios contains the following coding sequences:
- the ahpC gene encoding alkyl hydroperoxide reductase subunit C — MSLIGSEVKPFSASAFHNGEFVDLTDANLRGKWSVVCFYPADFTFVCPTELEDLQNQYATLKALDVEVYSVSTDTHFTHKAWHETSETIGKIEYVMIGDPSHVISRNFEVLNEQDGLADRGTFIIDPDGVIQTVEINAGGIGRDASTLVNKIKAAQYVRNNPGEVCPAKWEEGSATLTPSLDLVGKI; from the coding sequence ATGTCTTTAATCGGAAGTGAAGTAAAACCATTTAGTGCATCAGCATTCCACAACGGAGAGTTCGTCGATCTTACAGATGCCAACCTTCGTGGAAAATGGAGTGTCGTTTGTTTCTACCCAGCAGACTTTACATTCGTTTGCCCGACTGAGCTCGAAGATCTTCAAAACCAATACGCAACACTCAAAGCACTTGACGTTGAAGTGTACTCGGTTTCAACAGACACGCACTTTACACATAAAGCATGGCACGAAACTTCAGAAACAATCGGTAAAATCGAGTACGTCATGATTGGTGACCCGTCACACGTCATCTCACGTAACTTCGAAGTCTTAAACGAGCAAGACGGACTTGCAGACCGCGGAACGTTCATCATCGATCCGGACGGTGTCATCCAAACTGTTGAAATCAACGCTGGCGGAATCGGTCGTGACGCAAGTACACTCGTCAACAAAATCAAAGCAGCACAATACGTACGCAACAACCCAGGCGAAGTTTGCCCAGCGAAATGGGAAGAAGGTTCTGCAACACTTACACCGAGCCTTGACCTCGTCGGAAAAATTTAA
- a CDS encoding amino acid permease, whose translation MEQQGLKRDLSNRHVQLIAIGGTIGTGLFLGSGKAIQLAGPSIVFAYLLVGIAIFFVMRALGELLLSKAGYQSLTDIAEDYLGPRAAFVTGWTYWFCWIMTAMADVIAVGVYVKYWFDIPQWIPAVIALLILLGFNLLTVKLFGELEFWFALIKVVTILVLIGVGIVLLVIGFNTDAGPVTVKNLWQHGGMFPNGVTGFLLSFQMVVFAYVGVELVGVSAAETADPKKNIPSAINKIPLRILFFYVGALLVLLMINPWTGLNATESPFVKTFSLIGIPVAAGIINFVVLTSAASACNSGMFSTSRILYNLGNQKQAPQSFSKLNKNHVPANALFVSTLVVSGGALLSKLLPGQAFSIVTTISAICFIWVWGVILVCHLKYKKTQPELHAASTFKAPLTPFVNYLVLGLFTLILIVMLVADETRPALLLTPVWFIGLFVLYQLRTKKHQKAERHSA comes from the coding sequence TTGGAACAGCAAGGATTAAAGCGGGATTTATCGAATCGTCATGTCCAATTGATTGCGATTGGTGGAACGATCGGAACAGGGTTGTTTTTAGGATCGGGGAAAGCGATTCAGCTGGCCGGTCCATCGATCGTATTTGCTTATCTGCTTGTCGGGATTGCGATTTTCTTCGTCATGCGGGCACTCGGAGAGTTACTGTTGTCAAAAGCCGGTTATCAGTCCCTGACGGATATCGCGGAAGATTATCTCGGACCGCGCGCCGCGTTCGTAACCGGCTGGACGTATTGGTTCTGCTGGATCATGACGGCGATGGCCGACGTGATCGCCGTCGGTGTTTACGTCAAATACTGGTTTGATATCCCACAATGGATTCCGGCCGTTATCGCCCTGTTGATCTTACTCGGCTTTAATCTCCTGACGGTCAAACTGTTCGGAGAACTCGAGTTTTGGTTCGCCTTGATCAAAGTCGTCACGATTTTAGTCTTGATCGGCGTCGGAATCGTTTTGCTCGTGATCGGCTTTAATACGGATGCAGGACCGGTCACGGTCAAGAACTTGTGGCAGCACGGCGGGATGTTCCCGAACGGTGTCACCGGATTCCTGTTGTCGTTCCAAATGGTCGTCTTCGCTTATGTCGGAGTGGAACTGGTCGGAGTCTCGGCCGCCGAAACGGCTGATCCGAAAAAGAACATTCCGTCCGCAATCAATAAAATTCCGTTACGGATTTTGTTCTTCTACGTCGGTGCCTTGCTTGTCCTCTTGATGATCAATCCATGGACCGGACTGAACGCAACGGAAAGTCCGTTCGTCAAGACGTTTAGTCTGATTGGGATTCCGGTCGCGGCCGGAATCATCAACTTCGTCGTTCTGACATCAGCCGCATCTGCTTGTAACAGCGGAATGTTCTCGACGAGCCGGATTCTCTATAATCTCGGGAATCAAAAACAGGCACCTCAATCATTTTCGAAGCTCAATAAAAATCATGTGCCGGCGAATGCGTTGTTCGTCTCGACGCTGGTCGTCTCGGGTGGGGCTCTGTTGAGTAAATTACTTCCGGGACAAGCGTTCAGCATCGTGACGACGATCAGTGCGATCTGTTTCATCTGGGTTTGGGGCGTTATTCTCGTCTGTCACTTGAAATACAAGAAGACACAGCCTGAATTGCATGCTGCATCGACGTTCAAAGCGCCACTCACACCGTTCGTTAACTATCTTGTGCTCGGTCTGTTCACGCTGATCTTAATCGTCATGCTGGTTGCGGATGAAACACGTCCTGCGCTTCTCCTGACACCGGTCTGGTTCATCGGATTGTTTGTCCTGTATCAGCTGCGGACGAAAAAACATCAAAAAGCAGAACGTCATAGTGCATAA
- a CDS encoding ECF transporter S component: MQKAAPYSSTRTRQLVITSMSIALVFVATFFINIKLPIAANGGLVHMGTAMLFLIAILFGPRTAMIAGAVGMGLFDIMSGWALWAPFSFVGRGLQGFIVGWIAWTYGRNGTKPGVNLLAMIASVPAMLAVYYICEGILYSNWVAPALSIPGNITQNVVGILVAIPVGIALKKTRFFRQRG, from the coding sequence ATGCAAAAAGCAGCACCGTATTCAAGCACTCGTACCCGGCAACTCGTCATCACTTCAATGTCGATTGCACTTGTTTTTGTTGCTACATTTTTCATTAATATTAAATTGCCGATCGCGGCAAATGGTGGACTTGTCCATATGGGAACAGCAATGTTGTTCCTGATTGCAATTCTCTTCGGACCCCGGACAGCAATGATTGCCGGCGCGGTTGGAATGGGACTTTTCGATATCATGTCTGGTTGGGCACTTTGGGCGCCTTTCTCCTTTGTCGGTCGCGGTTTACAAGGATTCATCGTCGGTTGGATTGCTTGGACATATGGACGTAACGGAACAAAGCCCGGTGTCAATCTGCTTGCTATGATTGCATCGGTTCCCGCTATGCTCGCTGTCTATTATATCTGTGAAGGAATTTTATATAGCAACTGGGTAGCCCCAGCATTATCCATCCCGGGTAACATCACACAAAACGTCGTCGGGATTCTCGTCGCGATTCCAGTCGGGATTGCCCTAAAGAAAACACGTTTCTTCCGTCAACGCGGCTGA
- a CDS encoding GntP family permease has translation MPLVIVAIGIVLLLVLIMGLKLNTFVSLIIVSFVVALLLGMPLDQIVTTIEAGLGGTLGHLALIFGLGAMLGKLIADAGGAQRIAMTLVAKFGEKNIQWAVVVASFIIGIALFFEVGLVLLIPIVFAISRQLRVSILYLGIPMVAALSVTHGFLPPHPGPTVIAGEYGADLGQVLLYGFIVAVPTVIIAGPIFTKIAKRIAPESFKKTGNIASLGEQKEFNLDETPGFGISVFTAMLPVLLMSIATILTLLQKTLGWESNSVLSAVQFIGNASTAMLISLLVAIYTMGLARQIPIKTVMDSCTTAITQIGMMLLIIGGGGAFKQVLIDGGVGKFVAQMFEDTTLSPILLAWIIAAILRISLGSATVASLTTAGLVIPLLGQSDVNLALVVLATGAGSLIASHVNDAGFWMFKEYFGLTMKETFATWTLLETIISVFGLGFVLLLSLVV, from the coding sequence ATGCCATTAGTCATTGTTGCCATCGGGATTGTTCTGTTACTCGTTTTAATTATGGGGTTAAAATTAAATACGTTCGTTTCGTTAATCATCGTCTCGTTTGTCGTCGCTTTACTGCTCGGAATGCCGCTTGATCAAATCGTCACGACGATTGAAGCCGGTCTCGGCGGAACGCTTGGTCACCTCGCCTTGATCTTCGGACTTGGTGCCATGCTCGGAAAATTGATTGCCGACGCAGGGGGTGCGCAACGAATCGCGATGACGCTTGTCGCGAAGTTTGGGGAAAAGAACATCCAATGGGCCGTCGTTGTCGCTTCGTTCATCATCGGGATCGCGTTATTCTTTGAAGTTGGACTGGTTTTATTGATTCCAATCGTCTTCGCGATCTCACGTCAGTTGCGTGTCTCGATCCTGTATCTCGGGATTCCGATGGTCGCTGCTCTTTCCGTCACACACGGTTTTCTTCCGCCACACCCGGGCCCGACCGTCATCGCCGGGGAGTACGGGGCCGATCTGGGACAAGTTCTCTTATACGGCTTTATCGTGGCCGTGCCGACCGTCATCATTGCAGGACCAATCTTTACAAAAATCGCGAAACGGATCGCACCGGAATCATTCAAAAAAACCGGCAACATTGCGTCACTCGGGGAACAAAAAGAATTTAATTTAGACGAGACACCAGGTTTCGGGATCAGTGTTTTCACAGCGATGCTGCCTGTCCTCCTGATGTCCATCGCAACGATTTTAACGTTATTGCAAAAAACGCTTGGTTGGGAAAGTAACTCTGTTTTATCTGCTGTTCAATTCATCGGAAACGCGTCAACAGCGATGTTGATTTCCTTACTCGTCGCCATCTACACGATGGGACTGGCACGCCAAATTCCGATCAAAACCGTCATGGATTCTTGTACGACGGCCATCACACAAATCGGGATGATGCTACTGATCATCGGCGGCGGTGGTGCCTTCAAGCAGGTCCTGATTGACGGCGGTGTTGGTAAGTTCGTCGCTCAGATGTTTGAAGATACGACATTATCACCGATTTTACTCGCCTGGATCATCGCCGCCATCTTACGGATTTCACTCGGTTCGGCAACCGTCGCTTCACTGACGACAGCCGGGCTCGTCATTCCGTTGCTCGGTCAATCGGATGTCAATCTCGCACTTGTCGTCCTTGCGACAGGAGCCGGCAGTTTGATCGCTTCACACGTCAACGATGCCGGATTCTGGATGTTTAAAGAATATTTCGGATTAACGATGAAAGAAACTTTCGCGACGTGGACCTTACTTGAGACAATCATTTCCGTCTTCGGACTTGGATTCGTTCTCCTGCTCAGTCTCGTCGTCTAA
- the gnd gene encoding decarboxylating NADP(+)-dependent phosphogluconate dehydrogenase, with translation MLHSIGVIGLGVMGRNIALNMASRQEDVAVYNYTRDLTDDLMAHNEGLSLHPYYEVADFVQSLARPRKIFVMVTAGSAIDSVIESLIPHLEAGDIIMDGGNSHFHDTERRFAQLQQHKIEYIGVGVSGGEVGARTGPAIMPGGTKEAYEQVAPILTKIAAKVNGEPCCVYIGPKGAGHFVKMVHNGIEYADMQLIAEAYSFLRVRLGLDVEEIADVFASWNEGELKSYLIEITADILRKKDDKTGLPLIDVILDQAGQKGTGKWTSMQSIDNGIASSIITEALFARYLSAVKEERVAAAAVLGGPETRETLDKEVWIERIRQALYMGKIAAYAQGFTQYRTSSELYDWNLRLEEIALIFRGGCIIRAEFLNVISDAFAKDESLANLMLAPYFADKVQDYQTALRQVVAESALSGLAAPCLSTSLTYYDSYRTANSNANILQAQRDYFGAHTYARTDREGTFHTEWQ, from the coding sequence ATGCTACATTCAATCGGAGTCATCGGACTCGGCGTCATGGGGCGCAACATCGCCCTCAACATGGCAAGCCGTCAGGAAGATGTCGCTGTCTATAACTACACCCGTGATTTAACGGATGACTTAATGGCACATAACGAAGGATTGTCGCTACATCCTTATTACGAGGTGGCAGATTTTGTCCAATCCCTTGCCCGTCCACGGAAAATTTTCGTCATGGTCACGGCGGGAAGCGCCATTGATTCGGTCATCGAGTCTCTGATTCCGCATCTTGAAGCAGGCGACATCATCATGGATGGTGGGAATTCGCATTTCCATGATACAGAACGTCGTTTTGCTCAATTGCAACAACACAAGATCGAATATATCGGTGTCGGTGTCTCCGGTGGTGAAGTCGGTGCCCGGACCGGTCCTGCCATCATGCCGGGCGGAACAAAAGAAGCGTACGAGCAAGTCGCACCGATTTTAACGAAGATTGCCGCCAAAGTGAACGGTGAGCCGTGCTGCGTCTACATCGGACCAAAAGGGGCCGGTCATTTCGTCAAGATGGTCCATAACGGGATCGAATACGCCGACATGCAGCTGATCGCGGAAGCGTACAGTTTCCTCCGGGTCCGTCTTGGACTCGACGTTGAAGAAATCGCGGATGTCTTCGCATCTTGGAATGAAGGCGAGCTGAAAAGTTATCTGATCGAGATTACGGCCGATATTCTCCGCAAAAAAGATGATAAGACCGGTCTTCCGTTGATCGATGTCATCTTGGACCAAGCCGGTCAAAAAGGGACAGGCAAATGGACGAGTATGCAATCGATTGATAACGGGATTGCTTCGTCCATCATCACGGAAGCCCTCTTCGCCCGCTATCTCTCGGCTGTCAAAGAAGAACGTGTCGCCGCTGCTGCCGTCCTCGGTGGACCGGAAACCCGTGAGACGCTCGATAAAGAAGTCTGGATCGAACGGATCCGCCAAGCCCTCTACATGGGGAAAATCGCGGCTTACGCGCAGGGTTTCACACAGTACCGAACATCATCCGAACTGTATGACTGGAACTTGCGCCTCGAGGAAATCGCTTTGATTTTCCGTGGCGGCTGCATCATCCGTGCTGAGTTCCTCAATGTCATCAGTGATGCTTTTGCGAAGGACGAGTCGCTTGCGAACCTGATGCTCGCGCCGTACTTCGCGGACAAAGTGCAAGACTATCAAACGGCACTGCGTCAGGTCGTCGCTGAAAGTGCATTATCCGGACTCGCTGCTCCGTGTCTCAGCACGTCGCTGACGTATTACGACAGCTACCGGACGGCTAACTCCAACGCGAATATCCTGCAAGCCCAACGTGATTATTTCGGCGCCCATACGTATGCCCGGACCGATCGCGAAGGAACGTTCCATACGGAATGGCAATAA
- a CDS encoding malate:quinone oxidoreductase, which yields MSSMPKQTDVILIGAGVMSATLGVLLKELAPDMKIKVFEKLASAGEESSNEWNNAGTGHAALCELNYTTENTDGTIDISKAVKVNEQFQLSRQFWSHLVKEQVLPNPKEFIMPIPHMSMVEGAENVTFLKKRLEALSANPLFKGMEFSEDPEQLKQWIPLIMEGRTSPEPIAATKIDSGTDVNFGALTRILFDHLKQLDVEINYGHGVEDLKRVDGGWEVKVKNERDNRIEHHTAKFVFIGGGGGSLPLLQKTGIPESKQIGGFPVSGLFLVCKNPEIAERHHAKVYGKAKVGAPPMSVPHLDTRYIDGQKSLLFGPFAGFSPKFLKTGSNLDLITSVKPNNVLTMLAAGAKEMGLTKYLIEQVLLSTEQRMNELREFIPNAKTEDWDVVVAGQRVQVIKDTPQGKGTLQFGTEVVSAADGSVAALLGASPGASTAVPVMLEVLAKCFPDQLPGWEAKIKEMIPSYGTSLVANPELFDQIHAETTKTLELTEAQPIR from the coding sequence ATGAGCAGTATGCCTAAACAAACAGATGTTATTTTGATTGGTGCCGGAGTCATGAGCGCAACGTTAGGGGTCTTATTAAAAGAGCTTGCGCCGGACATGAAGATTAAAGTATTCGAGAAGTTAGCAAGTGCTGGGGAAGAAAGTTCAAATGAATGGAACAACGCGGGGACAGGTCACGCAGCACTTTGTGAACTGAACTATACGACGGAAAACACCGACGGAACGATCGACATCAGCAAGGCCGTCAAGGTCAACGAGCAGTTTCAGTTGTCGCGCCAGTTCTGGTCGCACCTCGTCAAAGAACAGGTGTTGCCGAATCCAAAAGAATTCATCATGCCGATTCCACATATGAGTATGGTCGAAGGGGCGGAAAACGTCACATTCCTGAAAAAACGATTGGAAGCGCTCTCAGCTAATCCGTTGTTCAAAGGGATGGAATTTTCGGAAGATCCGGAACAGCTGAAACAATGGATTCCGTTGATCATGGAAGGCCGGACATCACCGGAGCCGATCGCAGCAACTAAAATCGATTCGGGAACGGACGTCAATTTCGGAGCACTGACACGGATTCTGTTTGATCATTTAAAACAACTTGATGTCGAGATTAACTACGGTCACGGTGTCGAAGACTTGAAACGGGTCGACGGCGGCTGGGAAGTCAAAGTCAAAAACGAACGCGACAACCGGATTGAACATCATACCGCGAAGTTCGTCTTTATCGGCGGCGGCGGTGGAAGCTTGCCGTTGCTTCAAAAAACAGGGATTCCGGAGTCGAAACAGATTGGCGGATTCCCGGTCAGCGGCTTGTTCCTCGTCTGTAAAAACCCGGAAATCGCCGAGCGTCATCATGCGAAAGTCTACGGGAAAGCGAAAGTCGGTGCACCGCCGATGTCTGTCCCGCACTTGGATACACGTTACATTGACGGTCAAAAATCACTCTTATTCGGACCGTTTGCTGGCTTCTCGCCGAAGTTCCTCAAGACGGGATCGAATCTTGATTTAATCACATCGGTTAAACCGAACAATGTCTTGACGATGCTTGCGGCAGGCGCAAAAGAGATGGGACTGACGAAGTACTTGATCGAACAGGTCTTACTGTCGACGGAGCAACGGATGAACGAACTGCGTGAGTTCATTCCGAACGCGAAGACGGAAGACTGGGATGTCGTCGTTGCCGGTCAACGGGTGCAGGTCATCAAAGATACACCGCAAGGCAAGGGGACACTTCAGTTCGGAACAGAAGTCGTCAGTGCGGCAGACGGTTCGGTTGCAGCGTTGCTCGGCGCATCACCAGGCGCTTCAACAGCCGTACCGGTCATGCTAGAAGTGCTGGCCAAGTGTTTCCCGGATCAACTGCCTGGCTGGGAAGCAAAAATCAAAGAAATGATTCCGTCGTACGGCACGTCACTCGTCGCGAATCCGGAACTCTTTGATCAAATCCACGCCGAAACAACCAAAACACTTGAATTAACGGAAGCACAACCGATTCGTTAA
- a CDS encoding histidine phosphatase family protein, with protein sequence MQTYYLIRHCEATGQAADAPLTPQGQKQALLLADFFKSIPIDRILSSPFRRAYDTVFPLSTMYNCPIELENRLQERILSTSSLNDWRADLKATFSDLKLRFPGGESSREAMERTSSVLHEAFLHPARHTVLVTHGNAMALLLKSIDSNFGYPDWEQLRNPDIYRLVKNSEGLTFERLPFNEQTD encoded by the coding sequence TTGCAGACCTATTATCTTATCCGACATTGTGAAGCAACCGGACAAGCAGCCGATGCTCCGTTGACGCCACAAGGTCAAAAACAAGCGCTATTACTCGCTGATTTTTTTAAATCCATTCCGATTGACCGGATTTTATCGAGTCCATTTCGACGCGCATACGACACTGTTTTTCCGCTTTCCACTATGTATAATTGTCCAATCGAATTGGAGAATCGGTTGCAGGAACGTATACTCAGTACTTCTTCGTTAAATGACTGGCGGGCTGACTTAAAAGCGACATTTTCCGATCTCAAGCTCCGATTTCCCGGTGGTGAATCCAGTCGTGAAGCAATGGAACGGACCTCATCTGTCCTCCATGAGGCATTTCTTCATCCTGCCCGTCACACCGTATTGGTGACGCACGGAAACGCGATGGCTCTATTGTTAAAATCCATCGATTCAAATTTTGGCTATCCGGACTGGGAACAGTTGCGTAACCCGGATATCTATCGTCTCGTCAAAAACTCTGAGGGTCTGACTTTCGAACGCTTGCCTTTCAATGAGCAAACAGACTGA
- the ahpF gene encoding alkyl hydroperoxide reductase subunit F, which yields MALAADIKAQLAQYLDLLEGDLVLAVSAGTDSVSLEMSELVEEIASMSPRISIEQAALPRTPSFSVNRVGEESGITFAGIPLGHEFTSLVLALLQVSGRAPKVDAALIEQIKGIKETYHFESYISLSCHNCPDVVQALNVMSVLNPNISHTMIDGGAFKQEVEAKEIMAVPTVFVNGEAFGNGRMSLEEILAKLGTGVDASDFADKDPYDVLVVGGGPAGASAAIYAARKGIRTGIVAERFGGQVMDTMSIENFISMKYTEGPKLVASLEEHVKEYGIDVMNLQRATRLEKKDLVELELENGAVLKTKSLILSTGARWRNIGVPGELEFKNKGVAYCPHCDGPLFEGKRVAVIGGGNSGVEAAIDLAGLVKHVTVLEFAPELKADAVLQDRLASLPNVTVVANAQTKEITGTDKVNGITYVERETGAEHHVELEGVFVQIGLVPNTDWLGETIERNKFGEILVDRHGATNIPGVFAAGDCTDSAYKQIIISMGSGATAALGAFDYMIRN from the coding sequence ATGGCTTTAGCAGCAGATATTAAAGCACAACTCGCTCAATACCTCGATTTATTGGAAGGAGATCTTGTCCTCGCGGTCAGCGCCGGGACAGACTCCGTTTCTCTTGAGATGAGCGAGCTCGTCGAAGAAATCGCGAGCATGTCACCACGCATCAGCATCGAACAGGCGGCCTTGCCGCGGACACCAAGCTTCAGCGTCAACCGTGTCGGTGAAGAGAGCGGGATTACGTTTGCCGGGATTCCACTCGGTCACGAGTTCACGTCCCTCGTCTTGGCGTTACTTCAAGTCAGCGGTCGCGCGCCGAAAGTCGACGCCGCACTGATCGAACAGATCAAAGGCATTAAAGAAACGTATCATTTCGAATCGTACATCAGTCTCAGTTGCCACAACTGTCCTGATGTCGTTCAAGCCCTAAACGTCATGAGTGTTCTGAATCCGAACATCAGCCACACGATGATTGACGGCGGTGCCTTTAAACAAGAAGTCGAAGCAAAAGAAATCATGGCTGTCCCGACCGTCTTCGTCAACGGCGAAGCCTTCGGAAACGGTCGGATGTCGCTCGAAGAGATTCTCGCGAAACTCGGTACAGGTGTCGACGCTTCTGATTTTGCGGACAAAGACCCGTACGACGTTCTTGTCGTCGGTGGCGGTCCCGCCGGTGCCAGTGCTGCGATTTACGCGGCACGTAAAGGAATCCGGACGGGAATCGTCGCGGAACGCTTCGGTGGTCAGGTCATGGATACGATGAGTATCGAGAATTTCATCAGCATGAAGTATACGGAAGGTCCGAAACTCGTGGCGAGTCTTGAAGAACACGTCAAAGAGTACGGGATCGATGTCATGAACCTTCAACGGGCGACACGTCTTGAGAAGAAAGACCTCGTGGAACTGGAGCTTGAAAACGGTGCGGTCTTGAAAACGAAAAGTCTGATCCTCTCAACAGGAGCACGCTGGCGTAACATCGGTGTGCCGGGCGAACTTGAATTCAAGAACAAAGGGGTTGCGTACTGTCCTCACTGTGACGGTCCACTCTTCGAAGGAAAACGCGTTGCGGTTATCGGCGGCGGGAATTCCGGTGTCGAAGCGGCGATTGATTTGGCCGGTCTCGTCAAACATGTGACGGTGCTTGAATTTGCACCGGAACTGAAAGCGGACGCGGTCTTACAAGACCGTCTCGCGAGTCTTCCGAACGTCACGGTCGTTGCCAACGCCCAGACGAAGGAAATCACGGGTACGGATAAAGTGAACGGCATCACGTATGTCGAACGCGAAACAGGTGCTGAGCACCATGTCGAGCTCGAAGGCGTTTTCGTCCAGATCGGTCTTGTGCCAAACACAGACTGGCTCGGCGAAACGATCGAACGCAACAAGTTCGGTGAAATCCTCGTTGATCGTCATGGCGCAACGAACATCCCGGGTGTCTTTGCAGCCGGCGACTGTACGGACAGTGCATACAAACAGATCATCATCTCGATGGGATCAGGTGCTACAGCAGCACTCGGTGCTTTCGATTATATGATTCGTAACTGA
- a CDS encoding cryptochrome/photolyase family protein has protein sequence MATRWIFGNQLNHSLPLLTEADPEEDIILMVEATSRSTWKAYHKQKLVLIFSAMRHFAEELRDKGFKVDYREADSFDDAWKQHQKQYKPTHLLYTAITDEPMRRIMQKFQDALPKTITVNICSDVPLFLLTQDEAVALLGDKPWKMDRFYRQLRKDRRLLMNGNKPLGGKWSFDADNRKPAKDGVDFKVPIRFRPDQITRDVMKKVETSFADHPGQLETFHWPVTRTEAQRALARFIEERLETFGTYQDAMLTGEDTLSHSLLSSSINIGLLSPDEVIKAAAAALEDQEAPLNAVEGFIRQILGWREYMRAVYLSKMPGYEQVNVLQHNRDLPDFFWDGETTMTCVAESLRPVVETAHNHHIQRLMVLGNFANLFEISPQQTADWFNEMYIDAYEWVVLPNVLGMALHADGGLLSTKPYIASANYIHKMSDYCGNCPFNQKDALGDNACPFNALYWDFIARHEERFAGNQRMSMMYRQWAKRDKADQQAIRKKATALKKQLADGTFHR, from the coding sequence ATGGCAACGCGCTGGATTTTCGGCAATCAACTCAATCACAGCTTACCGCTTCTGACAGAAGCGGATCCAGAAGAAGATATCATCCTGATGGTCGAAGCAACGTCCCGCTCGACCTGGAAGGCATATCATAAACAAAAATTGGTGCTGATCTTTTCGGCGATGCGTCATTTCGCAGAAGAACTCCGGGACAAAGGATTTAAAGTCGATTACCGGGAAGCGGACTCGTTTGACGATGCTTGGAAGCAGCACCAGAAGCAGTACAAACCGACACACCTGCTCTATACAGCCATCACAGACGAACCGATGCGCCGTATCATGCAAAAATTTCAGGACGCTCTCCCGAAAACGATCACCGTCAACATCTGTTCCGATGTTCCGCTCTTTTTATTGACGCAGGACGAAGCTGTGGCACTACTTGGGGATAAACCGTGGAAGATGGATCGCTTTTACCGGCAGCTTCGAAAAGACCGTCGCCTGTTGATGAACGGAAACAAACCACTCGGCGGAAAATGGTCGTTTGATGCGGATAACCGAAAACCGGCGAAGGACGGCGTTGATTTTAAAGTACCGATCCGGTTTCGTCCGGATCAGATCACACGCGACGTCATGAAAAAAGTCGAAACGTCATTTGCCGATCATCCGGGGCAGCTTGAGACATTCCACTGGCCGGTTACCCGAACGGAAGCCCAGCGCGCGCTCGCCCGGTTCATTGAGGAACGGCTAGAGACATTCGGCACTTATCAGGATGCGATGCTAACGGGAGAGGATACGTTATCCCACTCCCTGCTCTCCTCGTCGATCAATATCGGCTTACTGTCACCGGACGAAGTCATCAAAGCGGCGGCGGCCGCACTGGAAGACCAGGAAGCACCGCTTAATGCTGTCGAAGGATTCATCCGGCAGATTCTCGGGTGGCGCGAATACATGCGGGCGGTTTATTTAAGTAAGATGCCGGGGTACGAACAGGTCAATGTCCTGCAACACAACCGAGATTTGCCGGACTTCTTCTGGGACGGCGAAACAACGATGACGTGTGTCGCGGAATCACTGCGTCCAGTCGTCGAAACGGCGCACAATCACCACATTCAGCGGCTGATGGTGCTCGGGAACTTTGCTAATCTGTTTGAGATTTCCCCGCAACAAACAGCGGACTGGTTTAACGAAATGTATATCGATGCCTATGAATGGGTCGTCCTGCCGAACGTTCTCGGGATGGCGTTGCATGCCGACGGCGGTCTCTTGTCGACAAAACCGTACATTGCGTCGGCAAACTATATTCATAAAATGAGCGATTATTGCGGGAACTGTCCCTTTAACCAGAAGGATGCGCTTGGCGACAATGCCTGTCCCTTCAACGCCTTATACTGGGACTTCATCGCCCGGCACGAGGAACGTTTCGCCGGTAACCAACGGATGTCGATGATGTACCGGCAGTGGGCAAAACGCGACAAAGCGGACCAGCAGGCGATTCGCAAAAAAGCGACCGCCTTGAAGAAACAGCTGGCGGATGGCACATTTCACCGCTGA